The following are encoded in a window of Haloarcula laminariae genomic DNA:
- a CDS encoding ABC transporter ATP-binding protein, which produces MSQVKLTELVKQFEDVTAVDGVSLDIPDESFTVLVGPSGCGKTTTLRLIAGLERATSGDIEIGDEVVNDKRAYERDIAMVFQNYALYPHKTVRGNMRFGLEQHDMDEDIIAERVKDAAELLQIEDLLDRRPSELSGGQQQRVALGRAIVRDPAVFLMDEPLSNLDAKLRVRMRAELNKLHDELSTTTVYVTHDQVEAMTLADQIAVMDDGEIQQVGAPTEVYMNPRNMFVAGFLGSPSMNFLEGTLEESSAGKFELDIGGETHDVPDEFIDDLDAYLGERVVLGIRPENIALNKDGVPANVHPATVNVVEPQGEKTVLELTLDTGQDIKAAVDPDTTVERGDEVNVRFDRDSLQYFDPKTGESLSFKSESDEQQITA; this is translated from the coding sequence ATGTCACAGGTAAAACTCACCGAACTCGTAAAGCAATTCGAAGACGTCACCGCTGTCGACGGCGTTTCGCTCGATATTCCGGACGAGAGCTTCACCGTGCTCGTCGGCCCCTCGGGCTGTGGAAAGACCACGACGCTCCGGCTCATCGCCGGGCTGGAGCGGGCGACCTCGGGTGATATCGAAATCGGCGACGAGGTCGTCAACGACAAGCGCGCCTACGAGCGCGACATCGCCATGGTGTTCCAGAACTACGCGCTGTACCCGCACAAGACCGTCCGCGGGAACATGCGCTTTGGCCTGGAGCAACACGACATGGACGAGGACATCATCGCGGAGCGGGTCAAAGACGCCGCCGAGCTGTTGCAGATAGAGGACCTGCTCGACCGACGACCGTCGGAGCTGTCCGGCGGTCAGCAGCAGCGAGTGGCGCTGGGTCGTGCGATCGTCCGCGACCCGGCGGTGTTCCTGATGGACGAGCCACTCAGCAACCTCGACGCGAAGCTGCGCGTGAGGATGCGCGCGGAGCTGAACAAGCTCCACGACGAGCTGTCGACGACGACGGTCTACGTCACCCACGACCAGGTCGAGGCGATGACACTGGCCGACCAGATTGCCGTCATGGACGACGGGGAGATACAGCAGGTCGGCGCGCCGACCGAGGTGTACATGAACCCCCGGAACATGTTTGTCGCCGGCTTCCTCGGTTCGCCGAGCATGAACTTCCTGGAGGGGACGCTCGAAGAGTCCTCCGCCGGGAAGTTCGAACTGGACATCGGCGGCGAGACCCACGACGTCCCCGACGAGTTCATCGACGACCTCGACGCGTATCTCGGCGAGCGGGTCGTCCTCGGCATCCGGCCGGAGAACATCGCGTTGAACAAAGACGGGGTCCCCGCGAACGTCCACCCGGCGACGGTCAACGTCGTCGAGCCACAGGGCGAGAAGACGGTGCTCGAACTCACCCTCGACACCGGTCAGGACATCAAGGCGGCCGTCGACCCGGACACGACAGTCGAACGGGGCGACGAGGTGAACGTCCGCTTCGACCGGGACTCGCTGCAGTACTTCGACCCGAAGACGGGTGAGTCACTGAGCTTCAAATCGGAGTCCGACGAACAACAGATTACCGCGTGA
- the glpR gene encoding HTH-type transcriptional regulator GlpR, producing MLPDKRRERIVRMVNDSDRVTVEELTEAFGVSGATIRRDLASLAEDGRIERFHGGALPAPDEGDSAGTRETAPDPSGKRAIAERAVDELSDGDAVFFDTGPTAKEIAKVLPDAHSLLAATNSPETAFELRETCGEVKVVGDSLRRTSDALVGPSAESYLRKTNFDIVFLETDAVQSDGGLSVSNEDEARLKSLLCDGGRLVILVADGSKLGRQSFREFATVEDIDILVTETALDDEMRELFERAGVQILDNLLPTA from the coding sequence ATGTTACCTGACAAACGCCGGGAACGAATCGTCCGGATGGTGAACGACAGTGACAGGGTCACTGTCGAGGAGCTCACCGAGGCGTTCGGCGTCTCGGGCGCGACGATTCGCCGCGACCTGGCGTCGCTCGCGGAGGACGGCCGCATCGAGCGGTTCCACGGCGGTGCTCTCCCCGCGCCGGACGAGGGTGACAGCGCGGGGACGCGGGAGACGGCCCCGGACCCGAGCGGGAAGCGAGCGATAGCCGAACGCGCCGTCGACGAACTGAGCGACGGCGACGCGGTGTTTTTCGACACCGGGCCGACGGCAAAGGAGATAGCGAAGGTGCTCCCGGACGCACACTCCCTGCTCGCCGCGACGAACTCCCCGGAGACGGCCTTCGAGCTCCGCGAGACCTGCGGCGAGGTGAAGGTCGTCGGCGACTCGCTTCGCCGCACCTCGGACGCGCTCGTCGGCCCGAGCGCCGAGTCGTATCTCCGGAAGACGAACTTCGATATCGTGTTCCTCGAGACCGACGCCGTCCAGTCCGACGGCGGGCTCTCGGTCTCGAACGAGGACGAGGCCCGGCTCAAGTCCCTGCTGTGTGACGGCGGCCGGCTCGTCATCCTCGTGGCGGACGGGAGCAAGCTCGGGCGCCAGAGCTTCAGGGAGTTCGCGACCGTCGAGGACATCGACATCCTGGTCACGGAGACCGCGCTGGACGACGAGATGCGGGAGCTGTTCGAGCGGGCCGGTGTCCAGATTCTCGACAACCTCCTGCCGACGGCCTGA
- a CDS encoding DUF6360 family protein, which yields MVDRIMMVTAYTTFDLLDGEVEGHGFEEEAMAVLNVTSPKKDPDHVSVQLEMDNTQLDHVEPHADKVTLSADQAREMAAELEKHADKVEAAQSG from the coding sequence ATGGTAGACCGAATCATGATGGTCACGGCGTACACCACCTTCGACCTCCTCGACGGCGAAGTCGAGGGTCACGGCTTCGAGGAGGAGGCGATGGCGGTGCTGAACGTCACCTCGCCGAAGAAGGACCCCGACCACGTCTCGGTGCAGCTGGAGATGGACAACACACAGCTTGACCACGTCGAACCGCACGCCGACAAAGTGACCCTGTCGGCCGACCAGGCCCGCGAGATGGCCGCCGAGCTGGAGAAACACGCCGACAAAGTCGAGGCCGCTCAGTCCGGGTAG
- a CDS encoding CPCC family cysteine-rich protein, with protein sequence MSTDTPGNPAARELGYCPCCGYRTLPEGQPGSYEVCPVCHWLDDPTQFGDADCVGDSNRVSLSTARENVREYGACTPEEADSCLDADEFDRDPNWPYDR encoded by the coding sequence ATGTCGACCGACACGCCCGGTAACCCCGCGGCGCGGGAGCTGGGATACTGCCCGTGTTGTGGCTATCGGACGCTGCCGGAGGGACAGCCCGGCTCCTACGAGGTCTGTCCGGTCTGTCACTGGCTCGACGACCCGACGCAGTTCGGCGACGCCGACTGCGTCGGCGACAGCAACCGCGTCTCGCTGTCGACGGCGCGGGAGAACGTCCGGGAGTACGGCGCCTGCACGCCCGAGGAGGCCGACAGCTGCCTCGACGCCGACGAGTTCGATCGGGACCCCAACTGGCCCTACGACCGCTAG
- a CDS encoding ZIP family metal transporter, with amino-acid sequence MQSGIAETVTSVTGTDPLILGLLGGLVIAAMNLFGASLVLVWRNPSERALDIALGFAAGVMLAAAFTSLIIPGIEEYSGGNPVPTLLGVALGALFLDQADRFLPHAHYLLTGSKRADAAGQSESLPVNEERLAGVVLFILAITLHNMPEGLAVGVAFGAAASDPTQLGAAISLMLAIGIQNIPEGLAVSVAAINAGLDRRLYAVVAGLRSGVVEIPLAILGAVAVATVEPLLPYAMGFAAGAMLFVISDEIIPETHRSGHERVATLGLMAGTIVMLYLDIALAA; translated from the coding sequence ATGCAGTCAGGCATCGCCGAGACGGTAACGTCGGTCACCGGGACGGACCCCCTGATACTCGGCTTGCTCGGCGGGCTCGTCATCGCCGCGATGAACCTCTTCGGGGCGTCGCTGGTGCTCGTGTGGCGCAATCCCTCGGAGCGGGCGCTCGATATCGCGCTCGGCTTTGCCGCGGGCGTGATGCTCGCGGCGGCCTTTACCAGCCTCATCATCCCCGGCATCGAGGAGTACTCCGGCGGTAACCCCGTCCCGACGCTGCTCGGGGTGGCACTGGGCGCGCTCTTTCTCGACCAGGCCGACCGCTTTCTCCCCCACGCCCACTACCTGCTGACCGGCAGCAAGCGGGCGGACGCGGCCGGACAGAGCGAGTCGCTGCCGGTCAACGAGGAGCGGCTCGCGGGCGTGGTCCTGTTCATCCTGGCCATCACGCTGCACAACATGCCCGAGGGGCTGGCCGTCGGCGTCGCCTTCGGTGCGGCCGCGAGCGACCCCACACAGCTCGGCGCCGCCATCTCGCTGATGCTCGCCATCGGCATCCAGAACATCCCGGAGGGGCTGGCGGTGTCGGTCGCCGCCATCAACGCGGGGCTGGACCGGCGGCTGTACGCCGTCGTGGCCGGGCTCCGGTCCGGCGTCGTCGAGATTCCGCTTGCCATCCTGGGCGCGGTCGCGGTCGCCACCGTCGAGCCCCTGTTGCCCTACGCGATGGGCTTTGCCGCCGGTGCGATGCTCTTTGTCATCTCCGACGAGATAATCCCCGAAACCCACCGCAGCGGCCACGAGCGGGTGGCGACGCTGGGGCTGATGGCCGGGACTATCGTCATGCTGTATCTCGACATCGCGCTCGCGGCCTAG
- a CDS encoding site-2 protease family protein, producing MRNFHITTVWGIPIRVNVSLLVFLPVLAWLIGSGTQIELYAGIVGSLVGTELDVSVLQAGSTPWLVGTLAAVGLFVSVTLHELGHAWAGMRYDLEVESITLWILGGLASFTSFPREWHKEFWIAVAGPITSVLTGVACYAALLALPAGATVPLFVVGWLAVTNLVLAGFNMLPAFPMDGGRVLRSLLARRRSYASATRTASRIGTAFAVLFAVFGVLNFAPMLLLLALFIYAAASGESRTVALADLLEGLTAGDIARPTRLAIDADATVEELVDRMFAERAAEFTVTQGGEVVGVVTVSDFRELSKAQREADTVADLMETDILRLDAAMSAFDALVALDTGKAAAAVVESPDGDRVVSREDFASAMEMRRLERADEPF from the coding sequence GTGCGAAACTTCCACATCACGACGGTCTGGGGGATTCCGATACGGGTCAACGTCTCGCTGCTGGTCTTCCTGCCGGTGCTCGCGTGGCTCATCGGCAGCGGGACCCAGATAGAGCTCTACGCCGGCATCGTCGGTTCGCTCGTCGGGACCGAACTGGACGTCTCGGTCCTGCAGGCCGGGTCGACGCCGTGGCTCGTCGGGACGCTGGCCGCCGTCGGCCTGTTCGTCAGCGTCACGCTGCACGAACTGGGCCACGCCTGGGCGGGGATGCGCTACGACCTCGAAGTCGAGTCCATCACGCTGTGGATTCTGGGCGGCCTGGCCAGTTTCACGTCGTTCCCCCGGGAGTGGCACAAGGAGTTCTGGATCGCCGTGGCGGGCCCGATAACGAGCGTCCTCACCGGCGTGGCCTGCTACGCCGCCCTGCTGGCCCTGCCGGCCGGCGCGACGGTCCCGCTCTTCGTCGTCGGCTGGCTCGCGGTGACGAACCTCGTCCTCGCCGGCTTCAACATGCTGCCGGCGTTCCCGATGGACGGCGGGCGCGTGCTGCGGTCGCTGCTGGCCCGCAGGCGGTCTTACGCCTCGGCGACCAGAACGGCCTCCCGCATCGGGACCGCCTTCGCCGTCCTCTTTGCCGTCTTCGGCGTGCTCAACTTCGCGCCGATGCTGTTGCTGCTGGCGCTTTTCATCTACGCGGCCGCCAGCGGCGAGTCCCGGACCGTCGCGCTGGCGGACCTGCTGGAGGGGCTCACCGCCGGCGACATCGCCCGGCCGACGCGGCTCGCTATCGACGCCGACGCCACCGTCGAGGAACTGGTCGACCGGATGTTCGCCGAGCGGGCGGCGGAGTTCACCGTCACGCAGGGCGGCGAGGTGGTCGGCGTCGTCACGGTCTCGGACTTCCGTGAACTCTCGAAGGCCCAGCGCGAGGCCGACACCGTCGCCGACCTGATGGAGACCGACATCCTCAGGCTGGACGCGGCGATGTCGGCCTTCGACGCGCTGGTCGCGCTCGACACCGGCAAGGCGGCGGCCGCCGTCGTCGAGAGCCCCGACGGGGACCGCGTCGTCTCCCGCGAGGACTTCGCCTCGGCGATGGAGATGCGCCGGCTGGAGCGGGCCGACGAGCCGTTCTGA